The Lolium perenne isolate Kyuss_39 chromosome 6, Kyuss_2.0, whole genome shotgun sequence genome segment tttaggaacaaggcctagggatcatactttcactagtggacactctcaactttgatcacataacagaatagataaatgcatactctacactctcttgttggatgatgaacaccattgcgtaggattacacgaaccctcaatgccggagttaacaagctccacaattcaatgttcatatttaaataaccttagagtgcaagatagatcaacacaaccaaaccaagtactaacatagcatgcacaccgtaaccttcacactatgaaaggaggaatagatcgcatcaataccatcatagtaatagttaacttcacaatctacaagagatcacgatcataaactacgacaagtactacatgatgcacacactgtccactttacatcatgcaggaggaatagagtactttaataacatcactagagtagcacatagataaattgtgatacaaaactcatatgaatctcaatcatgtaaagcagctcatgagattattgtattgaagtacataggagagagattaaccacatagctaccggtacagccccgagcctcgatggagaactactccctcctcatgggagacagcagcggtgatgaagatggcggtggtgtcgatggaggagccttccgggggcacttccccgtcccggcggcgtgccggaacagagactcctgtcccccagatcttggcttcgcgatggcggcggctctggatggtttctcgtaccgtggcttttccgtatcgaggttttaggtctgggacctttatataggcgaagaggcggcgtcagaaggtcgaaggggcgacgacactatagggcggcgcggccagggcctgggccgcgccggcctatggtctgggtggcctgtgccccccctctggtccttcccgggtgttctggaagcttcgtggaaaaataggatgctgggcgttgatttcgtccgatcccgagaatatttcgttactaggatttctgaaaccaaaaacagcagaaaaacaaagaatcgcctttcggcatctcgtcaataggttagttccagaaaatgcacgaatatgacataaagtgtgcataaaacatgtagatatcatcaataatgtggcatggaacataagaaattatcgatacgtcggagacgtatcaagttgcATGTATCTCGACGAAATGTGCAACTCAACCTCCATGCTTCTTGGAGATACGTGCAACCCGGATTGAGTTGCACGTATCTCGACGAAAGGTGCAAGTAGACATCAATTAAAAAAATGACATAGCAAAAAGTCAAAAGTTGCACGTTTCTCAAAGTTATATGTATGTCAACGATTTGTGTAACCAGATAGAAGTTGCATGTTTATCTAAGAAAAAATGCAAAAGTTGGTTTGAATGTCACGTTTGTTGCAGATTGTAAAAATAAATTAAACTAGACAGTAGTTACATGTTTCATTTCAAATCCTGCATTGGCAAAACAGAAGAGGAACTATACCCTGCATTTTCAAAACAGAAgcaaaaatagaaagaaaaaaaatacctCAAAATCATCAATGCCGATATTCTCAAAACCATCATAATCATGACTCGAGTAACTTTGAATTCTTGACTCAGAACTTAATTCTGGATTGCTGTTGGTTGCAGATAACTCGTTGTTTATGTTTCTGCCTGACAATAACTGGGCTTCATAGTTATGTGTTCTCTGACCACATTGTATGGAACTGCTCTTGCGACCAAATGAATTGTCTATCAAATTTGCTGAATTTTCTTTTCCTGcttataaaacagaaaatgaaatagTTAGATAGAATTATTTGGGATAAATGTGGTCAAATTCAAACCAACTATATAATATTAGCAAAACTGAAACACAAAAATTATCTCTTACCCATGTTATTGATTCCTGTAAACATTGCATGAAGTTTGTGTGGAGTAGTAAATTCTGAGTTGACAGCATCTTCCGCTTCGTCCTTCTTGTGCGATAAGTCATGATCTGTGTGAACTGGATAACAGAAATGTAAAAATATAGAAGTTATTGCTAGTTCTAAGAGTAGTGAAAAGAAAGAAAGCGTGGCGGaaaaaatagaaggtttggcaCATCAAAAAGTACCTCTGGATGTGTGGGCATCACAATTCAAACCTACAACATCTTTTCCATTGTTCAACATGTGGTCTAAGCTAGCGCTATTACCATATGATTGTTCAGCAACAAATTTTTCTTTGCCTTCATCCTTGAGATaataaagaaaaaataaacatgaGATATGAACATAAAAGAATTATtcagaaagaaaataaaaacatatgTCCTGCCAACCTTTCTGGTTTGATGTGGTAGCTCTGGGTCTTttatttgtagcttaaacaatgcaCTATTAACATCGTGCATAGGTTCAACATGAATTTTGTCAATATTTCCAGGCTCTACAAGTCGTGAAATTATCTGTATTCATTTATTTAGAAGAAGGATAACATATTAAAAAAAGCTATTAGAATGAAGAAATATTTGAAAAATATACAGATAGTGGTATAGAAACATAACTAACCTGATCTGTTGTTGCAATCATTGGATCTTTTGAAGTTGCTTGCTCTCTGGTAGTTTTTCTTCATGAACCAAATTAGTTGCATTTGCTGAATTATTAGACTGTTGGCTGCCAGAACATCTAACTGAGTTGCCTGTGATGATGAAAAAACAGAGAGAAGAAAAAGGTTTAGGCTTAAATTAGCTGAAATGTGGTAGCTCTGTGTCTTTTATTGACAAAACCAACCTTGGTTTCCTTCCTGGTTTTTGCTTGTATCAGTCGAGGGCAGTTTCAAAGTGTCCCCGGACTCCATATTAGTACCAACTGATATGTTTTCATCTTGTGAAGAGCAATTTAACTTTTCCGTGCTTTGTGAACATATGCATTTATTCTCTACCAGGCATTGTACTACATTAATCAGCAGATCTTGAACTTTGGAACAATTTGAGTGTGTTTCATTTTGAGCAAAGTCCTCAAACAATGAGGAGATACTGGTTTTTACCTGCTTGAAATAGACACCAGAATAAATGTAAGTGCACGAAAACAATCAAGTAATGAAAATATTTCAGAGTAAGGCATTGTGTTGTAACTATTAAAAAAGAGGGGGAAAACAGTAACCTTATCACCCAAAGTGGACTGTTGGAAAGAATCAAGAGACAATCTAAAATGCTCGATAGAGAACCCACTGGAGCAGCACTGAATAAAGAAGCTTGTCCATAACATGTATCCTTAATATCATTGATCTTTTTCAAGAAAAGAAAAGGTAAAGACATATTAAATTCTCTTACATATATACCAGAAATACATTTAAATTGATAAGAAATTGATAAGCAAGcagtaactcaaacaaaaatcATCTCATTCCTTGTTGTTTGATGGATACATGTAAATTGATATTATACTTACTTGCAGCTTGCCATAAAAGTTGTCCTCATCCATGTCCCACTTGATGTATTTTTTAATCATATCTCCTTTCCACACTGATATTCTTGGGAGAGAAGATTGAATTTGGACAGATCCAAAGTCTAGGAAATCAAGATATCGCACCTGATGTAGGTAGATTTACAAAAATGTTATACTTGAAATGAAAAACTAGGAATAAACAAATTAAGATGAAATAGTACATATAGAAGAAACGAGAGGCTCACCGTGATATAGAAGTTGCATACAGCTAAGGTTGATGATGAGTTCTGGTATTTCTTGATATACCATAAATTCCACTCTTGAAAGTATTTTGCCAAATTGTAACTCTTGATGTTCTCAACATCCATAAGGGTGGCAAGATAAGCTGTGCTCGGCTTTGTACTTGAAGTTGGACAGTAGAAAGATGAAAGGGCTACAATCATGAAGCACCTTATGAACTCAACCTTCTCTTGGCCCTTTTTTATCTTATCGCGAAAGAATTTGATGGTTGGCATTTCTGATAATCCAAATAACTAAAGGAATTCAGCTGTCGTGAACTTGGATTCTTGAGGGACAGGAATACCTATGGCTGGAACACCAAGGACATGACCAAATGATTCTGGACTGATTGGAATAAATTTCTGCTGAAAAGAAAATCCTTCTTTCTTTATATCAACATGATCAGCTAGCCATTGAACAAAGGACCATGGAACAGTACCACTAGTGAGATCAAGTATGGCTCCAAAATCTATTTCTCTTAGATACCCCTTCTGAATTTCATCAAAATCTTGCATTATCTGAACCAGTGAACTCACATTATATctgctttttgctgataaaacatCTTTGTCAACAACTTGTCTTCCTTGTGTTCTATCTCGAACAATTTTCTaataaattaaaatacaacaaaaaAACTATGAGTTGCATGGTACAGATCATAAACAGAAAATCAAAAAAGAATAAACCGCAAAATATTAGAAAATAAATTAAGCACAGATTGACAACTCACCGTCCTTTTCTGCTTGTGAATATTACTAGGTCTGCGCTTTCGTTTTAGACTTCTTTTTATCTGAACAAGGTTATATTAACATGAATAAGGTTATTCTTTTCATATATATACTTTGACCAACAGATGAACAATAAAAATTATAAAAAACAAAAGTGGACGAATCTTACAATTGAACTCACAGCCTCAAGTACAATTATTTCTTCTTCAGAGTCACATCCATCCTAAGAAGTTTCAGATAAAGTATAAATTGCATGAACAAAACCAATTGAATGACAGAAACGAATAAAGTAAATAATAAGAAGAGTTATAAAAAAATTCTTACCTCATCGCTACTATCAGAGTTACGGTTTCTCTGCACAAGATGTGTGTCATTCTGATTGATCATAGAAATCCCTTGTTCTGTATCTTTTTCCATTGTTCTATTCCAATTCAAAAATACAAAACACAAATAAGGTCTTCTACATACTTTTCTGGATCAGTAAACCACATGGTAattaaaaagaaaaatacaaaaacaaaAGATGTAGGTCATTAGGAATCAGCTAGATATCGGACATGAAAAAATAACACATAGAAAACATGCCACAGACAAAGTCGCCCCCATCATAGAACTCTGATTCTAAGTAGTTGGCTAGCCTCACAGACACATAAATCCTAAGGATTGCAGTTTTAGAATGAGTAGACAGTAGGAATCCAATATGCATGCTCATATAAGCTATTGGTACTCTTACTTACTTCACTAATTTCCTATGTCCCTGTGATTCTAGTTACATGTTGTGTACCAACTTCTCAAAAGACAAAACAAAATTGGTCACATAATATATGACAAAGGAACAGAATCAATGTTACTGAGGCACATCACACAAACCAAACTCTTATAGCATGCTAAGCTGGCTAAAGCAATGGTACACAAACAAATGACAAGAGCAAAAATGCACAACCGAAGACATAAGAATATCAATTTTGGTATCAATTTCTCGTATGGACTACAGAATGGGACACATGCCACAAATCGCCCCCCATCTCAGATCTCAAATCATCAACTTATGGAGCATCCACACAGTCAAAATGTCTAGAGAAGTCAAACGCGCGCTCGAATCGGAAATCCTAACACGCGGAGAAGCAAATCGACGCAAGCTTGGCGACACATCCGTGCAGACGACAGCGTACCTGATTCGGCTAGACGGTGACggggacggcgacggcgacggcaagGGGGAGGCGACGGCGACAGGGAAGGCGACGGCGACGGGAAAGGCGACGGGCAAGGCGATGGCGACggggaaggcgacggcgagcTTGCCGACCGCCTTGAGCGCGGAAGGGGAAAGCTTATCTCGTCCTCTACGCGGAAGGCGAATGTGTTCTCCGTTGAAAATGAACGCCAACAACAAAAAAAGTCAGGCCCAGACAGGCAGACAAGGCCCAACAGGCCGATATTGCGTAACGGACAACCCAAACAAAAGAAGACAGACACTTTGACCAGCGCGAATCTTAAAGCAGGATCCAACGGCGGAAAAATCGACTGAGACATAAGGTATTCTCAGTCACCTGAGACATAGCAAATCCGTTTAATCTTTTCAGCCAAGTAATAAGAGCACGCAGCTAGCGCAATGTGGTGGGTGATCCATCGCTCATAAAGAAATCAGcaacaaaaacaaaataatcgaAACGACGGTCACATGCAGTGTTCACTGGCTGGGCAAAGAGCCAGAGCAGCTCCCGGCCTTGCCGAGAAAAATGTCTCTCCGCGCACCAGTACCACACGCTCGGCCACCAGCGCGTCGTCGTACACGGCAGCAGCCGCAACAGTGCGTCGCTACCCCACACACCGCAAGCCTGCTGCAGTGCTGCCGGCCGGGAGGGCGACCTCGACACAAGAAGCTGCCATGGCAGCCACGCCAGCCACGCATGTCTGTGTCTAGACTCTGCAGACTACAGTCGGTTGTAGCATGTATCATTACGTACACGTAACGCACCACACGAATACCGTGACACGACCGacgcggcgggcggcgggcggccgGCGGGCTCGGTGCGCTCAGTCGGCGGCGAGGCGGACGGCGGCGCGGCAGAAGGGGCAGCGGGAGGCGGCCTGGACCCAGGGCACGGCGCAGTCCCAGTGGAAGCGGTGGGAGCAGGGCAGGTGCGCCAGCACGTCGCCCGCCCGGAACTCCTCCAGGCACACCGCGCACTCCGCCTGATCCGTCGGCGGTGGCGACGCCTTCCGCAGGCCCCAGCTGAACATCCGGCCGCCTTCTTTCTTCGTGAACACCTCCCGCTGCAGcacggtcgccgccgccgtcgcatccTTTCCCGGGTGCTTGTGGTTGCCGGCGTCTCTCAGAGTGCTCGACGGGACCGGGAGCCGGAGGCTTCCCGTGCTGTGACGCCTGCAAGTTTCAGTGAAAAGTACAGTactaattaagccgctgttgctTCTCTTGATGGTTCTTATAAAATTTAGGTGGATTTGCAGAATCAAATGAACAGACAATTATCGGTGAGCTCATGCACGGTTGAGGCACTCCTAGTCAGTCCAGTTACATCCCTACCAAATAAAGCAATGAAACTTCTGTTCTGAGAATACAAACCATGCCAGATGAAGACATGAAGCTAGATTCATGCAGAAAAGTACTCGGTCACGTTATACTATCAACAAAGGAAGCTGCTCATGATTGAAGTCCATATGTGTTTCCCAATCTGGACAACCCAGCACATGAATTCAGACAAAAGGGTCTTCCAAGTCTGAATTCATTCTGAACCTTGACTAACAAAAGGCGAATTCAACAAGGGTCGTGTGGCTCTGAACAAGTTTCGTAAGTACCTCTTGACCACAGATTCCCTCTGGCTCCTGAGCTTCTGAtccagcctctccttggcctccCTGGCGTTGCTATCCAGCTGCATCGCCAACATCTCCTCGCACACGCCGCTCCTCTGCTCAAATCAATCAATCAATCCACAAGATCGAGATTAGACAAATAAACTTTGCAAGAATCAAACAGCGTAGGACGACAAACAATCCATAGATTCTTGCTACCTTGGGGAACCCTGCTGCAGCGTGGCCATGCCCGTTGCCGGCCGTGTACGTGCCTAGCGACGTCCGCCGCGACGTGCCGGCACACGGCGCCTCCGCCGACGACCCGACCGCCCGGAGCCGCCGCCTCCTCGCGAACTCGACGCCGGGCAGCATCCCGGCCATGAAGCCCATCCACCGCACCCAGACCACACACGCGGCAAGTGACAACAACACAGCACCTGCCTGCCTAGACACGTACTACCTATCTGCTAACTGCAATCTACCAACCTGTCCTCTAGCTAGTCCGGTACCTGACGCGCTAGGCTACAAGATTCAGGAGCTGGGAGAGAATCTATCACCGGCGTATGTGGAAGGCCTCCATTTTGAGCAGGAAGATGAGGAGGAGCTCGTCCATGTCCGGCCAATCATGAACCAACCAGGCTCGTTGCTTGGACGGGGAGCAGAGGCTTTCTATCTAgaggtaggaggaggaggagcttaTCATCGTGATGGTCATGGAGTGGGCGCCCTTCAACTGTGCATGCCAATTGCCCCAACTACCTCCTGTGGATCTATACAAAGGCAAGGGAATCGAGTGGACGCGAGTGTATTTATGTGATCCCCGCGCGTGGCCTCCCACGTGACCGGAATTCCAAGCACGGTTTGTTTGGTGGTAGGGCAGGCTTTTGGTGGGATGATTGGCCCGTGGCGATATATACGGCACCTGCTTGGATGGTTGCCATGCTTTGGCTAAGTTTAGCCTGTGGTGAACCAAACTGTTTAGCATACTTTGGATGGTTGTCATGCTTTGTCATGCTTTGTCATGACTCATGATGCATGCCGTGTCaggtttttgctttttttttgccTCCCATAAACAGGTGTTGTTTTTCTCTCATAAACAAACTTGTTACGGTTTTCACTCAGTTTGTGTTAATCGATGGAGGCCTTTGGTCTCCGTTTAAAAAAACTTTACATACATTAAACCACACTTTTCATAGAAATTGTTCTCGATGATAATATGCGCTAATGAGAGAACTCTCACGAAAGAACATGAGAACACTATTGCATTTCGTACTGCTTGAATAATTGCAATTTTTGTGGTGGTGAACCAGATGAGTCATATCTGAGAGAAAGGAACTATCATTGCTTCTGTGCACCAACCAAAATCGCTGTCAGAAATTACTACACTGAAATTTTGCAATGGTATATAATCGAACGCGAAACAAACACGCAACAGATAATCCCGATCCACGTCTGCACTTCATCAACTCGACGTGACCAACTGATGTAGCAAAGCAAGCAACCGTCCCTCCCGCACCAAGTTCAATCAAAATTTCCTTGATGCACGAGAAAACAACTCACTTTGACTAAAACTACTGCCCAAAAGCTCTGTCTACGGCGGAAATTTGAATGGCTGACATGCTTTTCTATAAATCTAGTTTTTACTAAACTAAATATTTTGGATAAATTTAGCCGCACTTTCCGAGGCCTCCAACATCGTGGGGTCGATAAGTGgggtgattttttttttgagaacacagtacaacggaAACACTCACAAACACGcatatacactcacccctataaaCGCACACACGCATATCCTACCCATATGAaaacctccgagggactgagccagcagatcttgaggttgacgaagtcaccacaggtacCTCGCTGTTGACGGACACGTTATCTACCATTAAAAGAATAGCGCCGGTTAAATCATGGAATAAACCCCGGTAAATGCAAACACAAAtgtcaagtctaggacttgaacaTGGGTGAGCTAGTTCCACCACAAGGAACATAACCACCAAACGAGGATTTATTTTCTAAAACTTCGTGAAACATATTTTTGTAGGTTTTGAAAATGAAAAAAGAAATAACTCATAAGGTATTGTTTACAAACTTAGCCATGTAAAAAAAATACTACTTTTCATGGGAAA includes the following:
- the LOC127305165 gene encoding uncharacterized protein isoform X2, which encodes MIATTDQIISRLVEPGNIDKIHVEPMHDVNSALFKLQIKDPELPHQTRKDEGKEKFVAEQSYGNSASLDHMLNNGKDVVGLNCDAHTSRVHTDHDLSHKKDEAEDAVNSEFTTPHKLHAMFTGINNMAGKENSANLIDNSFGRKSSSIQCGQRTHNYEAQLLSGRNINNELSATNSNPELSSESRIQSYSSHDYDGFENIGIDDFEIDDGRPSLSLRESWLASPRGQVLRHEHLRKLA
- the LOC127305165 gene encoding uncharacterized protein isoform X3, producing MIATTDQIISRLVEPGNIDKIHVEPMHDVNSALFKLQIKDPELPHQTRKDEGKEKFVAEQSYGNSASLDHMLNNGKDVVGLNCDAHTSRVHTDHDLSHKKDEAEDAVNSEFTTPHKLHAMFTGINNMGKENSANLIDNSFGRKSSSIQCGQRTHNYEAQLLSGRNINNELSATNSNPELSSESRIQSYSSHDYDGFENIGIDDFEIDDGRPSLSLRESWLASPRGQVLRHEHLRKLA
- the LOC127305166 gene encoding uncharacterized protein; translation: MGFMAGMLPGVEFARRRRLRAVGSSAEAPCAGTSRRTSLGTYTAGNGHGHAAAGFPKRSGVCEEMLAMQLDSNAREAKERLDQKLRSQRESVVKRRHSTGSLRLPVPSSTLRDAGNHKHPGKDATAAATVLQREVFTKKEGGRMFSWGLRKASPPPTDQAECAVCLEEFRAGDVLAHLPCSHRFHWDCAVPWVQAASRCPFCRAAVRLAAD